From Aegilops tauschii subsp. strangulata cultivar AL8/78 chromosome 5, Aet v6.0, whole genome shotgun sequence:
agttttcggtcaatacaattctagcatgaataataaacatttatcatgattgaggaaatataataataacaactttattattgcctctagggcatattccaaCAGTCTATGGTTTATcgaacctacggggtcacaagcttaatGTAATCACGATCTGTTGAGTGTTAATGGGACGGGAGTGATGATATTTAtggaattgtttcattaatatcCAGAATAGTTTCGAGAGGTTCCGGAAGTGTTCGGTGAATATCGGGTAATACCGGGTATTACCGATTAATATATATGCGGAAAATGTTTCTGGggatgttaaattatatatatacTAGTATGAAAATGTTTAGaacgtatatatatatatatatatatatatataatttaatATCAATGGGCCTAATAAGGCCAAGAGGTGGAAGGAAACTTGGGCCATgaaggcccaagtggaggtggcgccccctctttcctattgggtgccgaatcctacttggggtggGAGTTGGACTCCCCCCCATGACTGGCGCATCAAGGGAGGCTTTCCTCCCTTGGTGGCTGCCCTCTCCTCCCCTCctaacctatatatactagaggatttCTCCCTATTGTagcacaagttttggagcctcctctagttgatctagtgcacgtttgtagttggtcctagttgactaattgGAGTGAGCCCTAACCACCTCTagtcctcataattagaagcttcgtgtggttctaatctcctccctctaattctccggcgacgattagctctggacgacgaagcgctgccggatcatgaagaccgtacgcttgcaaccaagtagagaggccgTGCTTTCGGTCTTTCGTTCGAGGGATCATTTGTGGGCGGTTCGTGGGATCGTCATCAACGTTCGAGGGACTTCAAGTACGATCTACACCAACTTGTCTACTTCCGCTGCACCCCGGAGTCGGCAACGATCGTTGATCACAATCCGTTATGCATCTTTATATTGTTCCTGGGTGATCGTAGGaccatttttttgttttctactacgtttcccaacataatgctatggttagattttatcctAATTCTTCTTTCGTAATTGCGGATatttgcgagaggggttaatcataagtgagaggtttgttcaagtaagaacatcacccaaACACCGGTCCACCGATATATCAAATTGTCAAAATAGCGAAcccgaatcaaaccaacatgatgaaaatGACTACAACAAAAAGGATTAGCCTACGTTGCTGCACCTATAGTTACTTTTGTTATTTGtcacttgttacaaattatcttgctaccaaACTATCTGTCACCTGTTTAGCCCGTGTCGTGCCTAGCCCATGGCGGGTTGTGCCAGCGTGCTTGTGGGCTGGCCTGATTGGCCCGGCCCGTTTGGCCAGCTATAACTTAGAGCGTGGGGTCGCGGGACGCGCGTGGCAGGCACGGACGCGACCGATCTGTTGCCTGGCCGGTCGGCCGATTAGAATCCGTGATGATGAAAAGCAACCTCCTGACCTCCATAAAACCAGATCGGGAGAAAAGAATATCAGGAACAGATAGATCGAGACAACCCCAGAACAAGAAGAGAGCGAGCATGGTGGACGTCGCGACGGGGGCCATGGCCTCACTGCTCCCCAAGCTGGAGATGCTCCTCGAGCACAAGCTGCGCAAGGCCGTCAAGGAAGACGCGGAGCAGCTTCTGAGAGAGCTGACGAACCTGCACGCCGCCCTAGGCAACGGCTCCGACCCGCGTTGGGCCGACGACTGCAGGGAGCTGTCCTACCACGCCGACGACATCGTCGACGCCTTCCTGGCGGCCAGCGAACCCGCCGCCTGCCAGGACAGCTGCTTGGGGTTCCTGGCCAACTTCCTGGGCCCTCGCCATCGAATCGCCAACGCCATCAAAGACGTCAAGAGCCAGGCCCTGAATCTGGCCGATAGGTACAGTAGCACCGATAAAGATAAACTCGTTCCAGCCGCCGCAACCACCGGAGCATCGCCCCATCTGCGGAAAGAGGCGGAGGAGCCGCTCGTCGGCGTTGAGCGGGGGAGGGATACTCTAATCAAGAGCCTTGCAGGCGGACAACAGATGAAGATAGTCTCCATTGTGGGTTCTGGGGGATTGGGGAAGACGGCTCTTGCTAATCTCGTGTTCCGTCAGCTCAGGCAGCAATTCGATTCGTGTGCTTTTGTTTCAGTCTCCTCTATGCCTGATATGGAGGGGATTTTTGACCAGATGCTTCGGCAGCTTAATGTGGGAAAAAATCACAATGAAGAAGCAAAGGATGCAATTAGGGATTTCCTTCAGAACAGAAGGTGCTACCTATTTAATTGTCATGCACTTCTCGTATGGTTCATATAGTTCTCTGACAATGAACTCAATCAACTTTGGAGATTACACTGTACCCGTTCATTATACTTTCACTCTTTGACTTCATTGCCCATCATACTAATCACATTGATGAttaatttactactccctccgtcccataatataagaacgtttttgacactagtgtagtgtcaaaaacgttcttatattatgagacagaGGGAGTAACATTTACGCACACTGCATGACTACCTCAATAATAATGTCACTGTCGCGTGGAGCCTTACTCTGTTCTTGCTTCTGTGTGCAAACTTTGGTAGGTACCTGATCATAGTCGATGATTTATGGAGGAAAGAAGATTGGCATATCCTATCCCGCAGCTTGCCCGCTAACGCTTGTGGTAGCAGAGTAATTGTTACAACTCGAGTTAATGACATGGCAAAGACATGTTGTTCTGGCCAAGATGAGTTGATATGTGAAATTAGGCATCTTGATCGCCTGAACTCCAAAATATTATTTCTACAAAGATGCTTTGGCTCGGAGGCCAGTTGCCCTGATGCACTTGCAAGAGAAGTTGGTGAGATCTTGCCAATATGCGGTGGTATTCCTTCTGCAATTATAAGCATTGCTTCGTTGCTCAATAGCAAAATAGCTGCAAGGAAACCATGGCAGGATGTGGTGTATGCTTTCTGTTCTGCTTGGAACGAGATGGCAAGCTCTTTAGACTCTGCACAGGAGCGTATTTCTGGTTTGGAGGACTTGATAAAGGTTTTATCACTCAGCTATGAAAACCTTCCCAGCACTCTGAAGACCTGCTTGCTGTGCATAGCTACAAGTACAACCGTCAAGTACCAAAAGTTTAGAAGAGGTGATACGGTTAGGAAATGGATCACTGAAGGATTTATCTCTGAAGTTGGGTGGCACAGCAGTGAGGAAGTGGCGAACCAATGCTTCGATGACCTCGTCGGCAACAATGTGATTCAGCCTGTGGAACGCCCAACCTTTTATGGGAAGGGGATGTATGAGGTCAACTGCATGATGCTCTACGTTCTTAGACTAATATCACGAGAAGAGAACTTGGTCACCTTTCTGTCCGACTTGAACATTTCAGAGACACCTGCAGCGAGGCCTGTCTTTCTTTCTATCCGACGCTGTGGCTCAGACGGTTTAAATGGCACTGAAAGGTTAGATCTGTCGCATGTTCGTTCCATAACCATGATTCGCTGTGACAAGGTgttttcgtttaagcatttggGGTATCTGCGAGTGTTGAATGTGGAGGACTGTGATGGTTTGGACGATACCGATGTACAACACATATGCAGACTGATCCTGCTGAAGCACCTGAGTCTGAAAGAGACACCACAAGTCACTAGGCTTCCTCCACAAATCGGGAACCTACGACATCTTGAGACTCTAGAGATCGAGCTGATCCAAATCAGTGTTCTCCCGCCACAGATCGGGAAGCTGCAAAATCTGGAGACACTGGATGTAAGGCTGACACGAGTGAAAGAGCTGCCCAAGGAGCTCGTCCAGCTTCCCAAACTAGCAAATCTGCATTTTGGCCATACTGGGGTGAGGCTACCTGCCGGAAGTGATCGCTTCAAGTCAGTCAAGGTGCTGGGCACCATTGATTCGAGGGAATGCTCGGTAAGCACCCTGGAGGAGATTACTGGGATGACTGGATTGACTAAGGCTGAAGTCatgttgtacggtgagcccgccGACACGCCAGAAAATGACAATCTACTGTCTTGCATGGGCAAGTGCACTAGTCTGCGGTCCCTAATAGTTCACGGTGATTTCATTACGAGCGACGACCTTCCTGCGTCTCCCAACTTTCCTCTACTTGAAAAGCTAACGGTGACCGCAAGATTTGTTAAAATTCCCCGGTGGATCGCACAGCTCAGCCGTCTTAAGAAGCTAGAAATCAGGCTCTTGGAACAAAGACCAGACGATCTCAAGATACTTGGAGGTCTGCCCAGCCTCAC
This genomic window contains:
- the LOC109732681 gene encoding disease resistance protein RGA5, producing MMKSNLLTSIKPDREKRISGTDRSRQPQNKKRASMVDVATGAMASLLPKLEMLLEHKLRKAVKEDAEQLLRELTNLHAALGNGSDPRWADDCRELSYHADDIVDAFLAASEPAACQDSCLGFLANFLGPRHRIANAIKDVKSQALNLADRYSSTDKDKLVPAAATTGASPHLRKEAEEPLVGVERGRDTLIKSLAGGQQMKIVSIVGSGGLGKTALANLVFRQLRQQFDSCAFVSVSSMPDMEGIFDQMLRQLNVGKNHNEEAKDAIRDFLQNRRYLIIVDDLWRKEDWHILSRSLPANACGSRVIVTTRVNDMAKTCCSGQDELICEIRHLDRLNSKILFLQRCFGSEASCPDALAREVGEILPICGGIPSAIISIASLLNSKIAARKPWQDVVYAFCSAWNEMASSLDSAQERISGLEDLIKVLSLSYENLPSTLKTCLLCIATSTTVKYQKFRRGDTVRKWITEGFISEVGWHSSEEVANQCFDDLVGNNVIQPVERPTFYGKGMYEVNCMMLYVLRLISREENLVTFLSDLNISETPAARPVFLSIRRCGSDGLNGTERLDLSHVRSITMIRCDKVFSFKHLGYLRVLNVEDCDGLDDTDVQHICRLILLKHLSLKETPQVTRLPPQIGNLRHLETLEIELIQISVLPPQIGKLQNLETLDVRLTRVKELPKELVQLPKLANLHFGHTGVRLPAGSDRFKSVKVLGTIDSRECSVSTLEEITGMTGLTKAEVMLYGEPADTPENDNLLSCMGKCTSLRSLIVHGDFITSDDLPASPNFPLLEKLTVTARFVKIPRWIAQLSRLKKLEIRLLEQRPDDLKILGGLPSLTSLAIQLFGDPRKQVTITSGFARLEFFAFDCYAPWVTFEQGAMPSLRHIELTHYSGPAGKMPAGIIYLESLQKVTLIYSSHCSSCAGVIETVAVMRKEAASHGNRIVLSVNGADEIFPSISSVDGKITTTENEEC